From Mannheimia pernigra, one genomic window encodes:
- the nudB gene encoding dihydroneopterin triphosphate diphosphatase yields the protein MNYKNPNSVLVVVYAKNTHRVLMLQRKDDPEFWQSVTGSIEIGEKPIEAAEREVFEEIGLPVSHLQNSEKKQPLVDCQKQIEFEIFPHFRYKYAPNITHCVEHWFLLLLESEQEPILSEHLAYRWVSVEEAVEMTKSPNNAQAIKQYLTTLK from the coding sequence ATGAATTATAAAAATCCTAATAGCGTGTTAGTTGTCGTTTATGCTAAAAATACTCATCGAGTATTGATGCTACAACGTAAAGACGATCCTGAATTTTGGCAATCCGTAACAGGCTCTATCGAAATAGGCGAAAAACCGATTGAAGCCGCCGAGCGTGAAGTTTTTGAAGAGATTGGCTTGCCAGTTTCCCATTTGCAAAATTCAGAGAAAAAACAACCGCTTGTTGATTGCCAAAAGCAGATAGAATTTGAAATTTTTCCGCATTTTCGGTATAAATACGCACCGAATATCACACATTGTGTCGAGCATTGGTTTTTGTTACTGCTTGAAAGTGAACAAGAGCCGATTTTAAGCGAGCATTTGGCTTACCGTTGGGTTTCGGTTGAGGAAGCGGTCGAAATGACGAAATCCCCGAACAACGCACAGGCGATCAAACAATATCTAACAACATTAAAATAA